From a region of the Synechococcus sp. PCC 7502 genome:
- the purF gene encoding amidophosphoribosyltransferase, with amino-acid sequence MTESCLTFDEPPDSPEEACGVFGVFSLQAENVAKLTYFGLYALQHRGQESAGITSFDSDGTSYTHKDMGLVSQIFNEKNLNTLPGNIAIGHNRYSTTGSSKIANAQPVVVPTRLGSLALAHNGNLVNTANLRDELLAQGHELSSSSDSEGIAFAIAEAVNNGENWIGGITTALRRCQGAFSLVMATSEGIIGARDGYGIRPLVIGQTEDGSYVLSSETCGLDIIGAQYVRDVNAGELVWIDKSGLTSHQWLIEALPKLCVFEMIYFARPDSVMNGESLYSYRMRLGKALAIESAVDADLVIGVPDSGIPAAIGYSQVSGIPYAEGLIKNRYVGRTFIQPTQAMRESGIRMKLNPLKDVLSGKRVIVIDDSIVRGTTSRKLVQALRDAGATEVHMRISSPPVTHPCFYGIDTDSQDQLIAATKSVAAIAKIINVDSLAYLTRESMLKETNVNTGNFCSACFSGDYPIPIPDRLKRTKLILEPQL; translated from the coding sequence ATGACTGAATCCTGTCTTACCTTCGATGAACCACCCGATTCTCCAGAAGAAGCCTGTGGTGTGTTTGGTGTCTTTTCACTCCAAGCTGAAAATGTTGCTAAACTTACCTACTTTGGTCTTTACGCCCTTCAACACCGAGGACAAGAATCGGCGGGGATCACTAGCTTTGATAGCGATGGAACTTCTTACACCCATAAGGATATGGGCTTGGTTTCACAAATATTTAACGAAAAAAATCTTAATACTCTACCTGGGAATATAGCGATCGGGCATAATCGTTATTCTACAACTGGCTCTAGTAAAATTGCCAATGCTCAGCCGGTGGTTGTCCCTACCCGTCTAGGTAGTTTAGCTCTTGCCCATAACGGTAATCTAGTAAATACTGCAAACCTCCGTGACGAACTGCTAGCACAGGGACATGAGTTAAGTTCTAGTTCAGATTCTGAGGGTATTGCCTTTGCGATCGCCGAAGCTGTAAATAATGGGGAAAACTGGATTGGTGGGATCACAACTGCCCTCCGCCGATGTCAAGGGGCATTCAGTCTTGTCATGGCTACATCTGAGGGAATTATTGGGGCTAGGGATGGTTATGGGATTCGTCCTCTAGTAATTGGACAGACTGAGGATGGTAGTTATGTATTGTCCTCTGAAACCTGTGGCTTAGATATTATTGGAGCTCAATATGTTCGGGACGTAAATGCTGGAGAATTAGTATGGATTGACAAATCAGGGCTAACTTCCCATCAGTGGCTAATTGAAGCACTACCTAAGCTCTGCGTATTTGAAATGATTTACTTTGCCCGTCCCGATAGCGTTATGAATGGGGAAAGTTTGTATAGCTACCGTATGCGTTTAGGTAAGGCACTAGCTATAGAATCGGCAGTAGATGCGGACTTAGTAATTGGTGTACCAGATTCAGGGATTCCTGCAGCGATCGGCTACTCTCAAGTTTCTGGAATTCCCTATGCCGAAGGGTTAATTAAAAATCGCTATGTTGGTCGCACTTTTATTCAGCCAACTCAGGCAATGCGAGAATCTGGAATTCGGATGAAACTCAATCCATTGAAAGATGTGCTATCAGGTAAACGGGTCATTGTCATTGACGATTCGATTGTGCGGGGTACAACTAGCCGTAAGTTAGTTCAAGCTCTTCGAGATGCAGGGGCAACGGAGGTACATATGCGAATTTCCTCACCGCCTGTAACCCATCCTTGTTTTTATGGTATTGATACCGACTCCCAAGATCAATTAATTGCAGCTACCAAATCTGTGGCAGCGATCGCTAAAATTATCAATGTAGATTCTTTGGCATACCTAACACGAGAGAGTATGCTTAAAGAGACCAATGTCAATACAGGTAATTTTTGCTCTGCCTGTTTTAGTGGTGATTACCCAATCCCAATTCCTGATCGCTTGAAACGCACCAAACTTATCCTTGAACCCCAACTATAA
- a CDS encoding diacylglycerol kinase — translation MNKSQYHERTSLNIGTISTELKNVLEQPERNHSLQVSTSLWASFNFAWQGLSYAFKSQRNFRIHTIIGSIALLLSLCLQLPAINLAVISLTIGAVLGMELINTALESVVDLTLGQKYDPLAKIAKDCAAGAVLVASIVALGVALVLLVPPLVGLIIGLGNSLDFV, via the coding sequence GGCACTATAAGTACTGAACTTAAGAATGTTTTAGAGCAGCCTGAGCGCAATCACTCCCTACAGGTATCTACGAGTCTATGGGCGAGCTTTAATTTTGCTTGGCAGGGATTGTCCTATGCCTTTAAAAGCCAAAGAAATTTTCGGATTCATACCATCATTGGTTCTATTGCCTTGCTGCTAAGCCTGTGTTTGCAATTACCTGCGATTAATTTAGCCGTAATTAGCCTAACTATCGGTGCGGTGCTAGGAATGGAGTTGATTAATACAGCCCTCGAGTCGGTGGTGGATTTAACCCTAGGACAAAAATATGATCCCTTGGCAAAAATAGCTAAAGACTGTGCTGCTGGTGCCGTTCTAGTTGCGTCTATAGTTGCTCTGGGGGTAGCCCTGGTTTTATTAGTACCACCGCTAGTAGGATTGATTATAGGTTTAGGCAATTCCTTAGATTTTGTTTGA